TGACGTGACGTCATAAAACCGTGGAATCAGGCTGACGAGCGTCGATTTCCCGCCGCCAGACATGCCGACGAACGCGACCCGCTCCCCGGAGCGAATATGCAGGTTGACGTCACGGAGGGCGCGGGTACCGTCTTTCTCGTACGCAAAGCTGACCTGATCGAGTTCGATGTCGCCTGCCGTTTTCACGGGAACGAACGCACTCGATTTTTCTTCGATGTCATACGGCTCATCGAGGAACTCGAAGACCCGGTCCATCGAAGCGACCGACTGCGTGAGCGTCGTCGCCGAGTTGACGAGACGGCCGAGCGGTGCATAGAGACGGTCGATATAGGCGATGAACGCGACGAGCGTCCCGAGCGAGACGTCCCCTTGCAAGACGAGCCATGAGGCCGTCGTGAAAATCAAGATTGGAGCGATATCGGTGATCGTCGAGACGACGACGTACGTCTTCGCGTTCCACCCCGTATGGCGGAGTGCAGCCTTTAAGAAACCGCCGTTTTGTTCTTCGAACGCTTTGTTCTCATACGGTTCGAGGGCGAAGCTGCGGATGACGGCCATCCCGTTGACGCGTTCGGTCAAATGACCTTGAAGGTCCGCAAGGGCGGCCGAGCGTTCCCGTGTGAGCCGGCGCAACCGTCCATAGAAGTAACGGACGGCGATGGCGTAGAACGGGAGCGGCAAGACGGCGATGAGCGTCAATTGCGGGTCGATCGTGTACATGATGGCGATGGCAATCAAAATCGTGACCATATCGAGCCAGATGTTCATCAGACCGGTGATGACGAAATCTTTCGTCTGCTCGACATCGTTGATGATGCGCGAGATGATTTGTCCCGTCTTATTGTTCGAATAGTAGCGGAGCGACAACTTTTGGACGTGGTCGAACAATCGGTTCCGGACGTCGAACAAAATCCGCGTCGCCGCCCATTGCGCCAAATATTGGCGTAAGTATTCAATCGGTGGCTTTAAGACGAGGAAGACGAAGAAGACGATGCTGAACAGCCAGACGAGCTCCGTGTAGTCGGCAGCCGGAGCATCTTCCGTCAAATAGTTATCGATGACATATTTATAAAGGAGCGGCAACCCGAGCGGGATGGAGAATTTCAAAATCCCGACGAAGATGGTCAGCGCGATTTGTTTTTTATACGGTTTAACGAACTTTAAATAACGTTTAATACTACCCATTAGTTCCTCCTTCAAGAAAAAAGCGGAGATGAGCGATCATCTCCGGTAACGTGCTTCGTATTCGCGATACCATTCATCGACGAATGTTGGGTTGAACGGCCCTTTCCGTCCTCGAATCCAGTTAATAAGTTCTTGAACGTTCTGTTTCAAGATTCGATCAATCGCTTTCGGATAATTCATCTCGCGACGATGCCGCTCATATTCATCCTCATCTAAAATCGTGTACGACATATCCGGGAACACCTTGATGTCCAAATCGTAGTCGATGTACTTGATGGCACGCTCTGCCCCATCGAACGTTGTCGGCGAACCTAGATTACAGTAATAGTAAATCCCATCTTCGCGAATCATGCAGATGACATTGAACCAAAACTCAGATGAAAAGTAGCAAATTGCCGGCTCACGAGTTCTCCATTGCCGGCCGTCTGACTCACTGACCATGATGCGGTCATTGAATCCGATCATATCCGTTTTTGACGACTGAAGGACGAGCGTTTCTTCCCAAACGCGATGCAAAGTTCCGTTGTGCTTGTAGCTCTGTATCTCGATCTTGCTACCTGCTTTGGGAAATAAGCTCATAAGCTCCTCCTTTCCGCTATGATGCTATACAATTCTCATATTTAATTATAGCGACTTTCAGAACCAATGAAAAAGGAAATCTCTTATTTTCACGAATTTAGTGTTTTTTGGAATGCTTTGGCTCGCGCTTTGAACATCGGTCGAAGCACGAAGTATTCGACAAGGACGGTCGGTACGTAACTATCGAATGTGACCTCATCGACCATGACAGCCTGTCCTCCGACTTGTTCGACCCGATGGACATGGCTGAAGCGACGGAACGGAAACGGCAACTTCACACCTTGGTCACAAAAAGCGTAATTCCCGGTCAATGTGATGGCACTGTTCCACGGTAATGAAACTGGACCGACACCCACCCGCAATTGAACGAGATTCCCCTCGACCGACGCCCCATCCCCAAGGAGCGTCACTTTCGGGAACGATGTCAGTGTTGATAAGAGCGAAGCATCTTGAAGCAGCGTCCAAAGCGTGTCAACGGATGTGTCATATGGCGTTCGTACGTCAAACTGTCTCATCTTTTGCACCTGCCATCTGCTCTAATTTTTGTTGGGCGACCGATACGGTCACCACGTCCCGTGCCTCTTCGTCGAGCCAAGTCCATTCCCCTGCCGGTAACGTCTCGACTTCATATAAGTCGATGTACCAGACGATGTGGGAAAACACATGTTTCACTTGTCCAACATAGGTTCCGTTTAACTGTTCCCCCGTTCCCCGGTCTGTAAGCGGATATTGCCACATTCCAGCGAGAAGACCTGTTTCCGGCCGCTTCATATAGGCCGTGCGGCCCTCTTGTCGACAATAAAGCGCATCATACATTTCAATCCGAGACGCCCCTTTTTTCGTCTTGACCGGGAGTTCATCTTGAACGTTATGGGTATAAGCATAACAATCGTCTTGAACGGGGCAAAGCGAACACATCGGGTTTTTCGGCGTACATACCGTCGCCCCGAGTTCCATGATGCCTTCGTTAAAGTCCGAGGCATGCGCCGGGTCCATCAGTCGACGCACGACTTGCTCAAACAACTTCCGCGTTTTTGGGATGGCGATGTCGTCATAAATCCCGAATTGACGGGACATGACGCGCATGACGTTGCCATCGACGGCTGGTTCCGGCTGATTGTAGGCGATCGAGAGCACGGCCCCGGTCGTATACGGTCCGACGCCTTTCAGTTTTTCGAACCGCTCTTTTTCTTCGGGGACGATGCCGTCGTACACAGCAACGACTTCCCGGACGGCTTGATGAAGGTTTCGGACCCGTGAGTAATAACCGAGTCCTTCCCAATATTTGACGACCTCATCGGGTTCGGCCGCTGCCAATGCCTCAATCGTCGGGAAGCGATCCATGAAACGGTTATAGTATGGGATGACGGTATCGACGCGCGTCTGTTGGAGCATGACCTCACTCACCCAGACGCGATACGGATTTTTCCCGTGACGCCACGGCAAATCTCGCTTTTCGCGATTGAACCACGTCACTAAATTTGTGTTAAATTCTTGAATATTATAATTTGTGAACAATTTATCAACATCGAGCATTTCGTTTCCCCTCGTTTTAAAAATATTGTATGATGAAATGGATTAAATAACGCCGTTTTTTCTACTTATGGAGGTGCTGAAGCACATTGGATACTGCTACTCACATTGGGATGGGACTTGGTTTAAGTGCAATCGCGACCCTCAGCCCAGAGGTGTCAGGCGACGCACAAATGTTTCTAGCCATGACAGCGACGGCTCTCGTCGGCTCGCATGCTCCGGACTTTGACACGATCTTCAAACTAAAAGGAAATAGCACGTATTTACGCCAGCACCGCGGTCGTTCACACGGAATCACCGCACTCCTCGCCTGGCCGATTATCGTCAGCGCTGTCATCGGACTCGCGCTTGGCGTCAACCCTGCCTCATTATGGGTCATGGCACAAATCGCCGTGCTGTTGCACGTCACGGTCGACTTGTTCAACGCCTACGGGACGCAAGCCCTCCAACCATTTTCGAAGAAATGGATTGGCTGGGGCGTCATCGGGACGTTCGATCCGTATTTGTTCTCTGCCTATTACGGCGCATATGTATTATGGCTTATCACAGGGGCGACTGTCCCGATTTTTGCACTGCTCATTGCGCTCGTCATCAGCTATTACGCCGTCCAGTTCAAATTGCGTAATCGCGCCCTCGCCACGGTCGCCCGTCACTTCGCCGGCGCCCACGAACTGTTCATCTCGCCGGGTATCGGCTGGGATGACTGGCACGTCGCCGTTCGATTCCGCAACGGTTTAGGAGCAGTCAAAGTAAAAAAAGGGACGGTCATCGAATGTGGTCGTTTCCGTGACAAGCCGATGCCTGGGGAAGATGACCTTCACTTCGTGGAGGCCCGTAAAAATGCGGATCTTCAATCGTTCCTTGAGTTTTCGAAGATTCACACGTATACGGTCACACGCCACAATGGCATGATTGAATATCGCTTCACGAACTTGCGCTACTTTTCGAAAGACATTTATCCGTTCGTCGCCGTCGTCATCGTCGATGAAGTGTCAAACGAAGTGTTGTCTTCGTTCACCGGTTGGGTGTTCAGCGAAGAGAGCTTACAAAAGAAATTGGCCTACGAACAGTAAAAAGTCGCTCGCGAGAGCGACTTTTTTTATGCCTCCGACTCCGTGAACTGGAGCTCAAAGTCAAACTTCACTTTTTTATCGACGAGGACGCCGCCCGCTTCGAGCGCCTGGTTCCACGTCAATCCGTAATCTTCCCGGTTGATCGACCCGTCCCCGGTGAAAGCGTGCTTCATGTTGCCCCAAGGATCTTTTACACTTCCCTCGTATTCAACGTCGAACGTCTCTTCACGGGTCGTGCCGCGAATCGTCAAATTCCCTGTCAATTCGAACTCGCCGCCGCCTTTTGAGCGAAACGATGTTGATTCAAAGACGATGTCCTCATGCTGCTGCGCATCGAAGAAGTCGCCAGACCGCAAATGGTTATCGCGGTCGCTGTTATTCGTATCGATCGATGCTGCTTTAATCGTCACGTTTACGCGTGCGTTCGCGAGATCGTCCGGTTGCCCGCTCGCTTCGACGTGAAAATCTTTGAACTCCCCTTTTACTTTCGAGATCATCATGTGCTTGACGGTAAATGTAATCGAACTGTGTGCCGGGTCGACTTGGTATGTTTTTGCCATGAATACGTCCACTCCTTCGATTTAAAATTGATGCTAATTGATGTTTACCACAAATCTTGACTTCAAAACATATCTTAATAAATGTGACAAATTATTGTCTAAAAATTTTGACTTTTATCATACCGACCCGTTACGATGAAAAAAGGAAGCTGTGGACTTACAGTAAAATGTAAGCGCATACATAGAATCCCTATACTTTTCGGAAAAGGGAGGAACTACCATGATTTATGAAGTCCCAAACTCGACAGGCACGAAAGTTCACTGTGAACTACTCACCACTTGCTTGCTTCGCAGCCTGAAGTGGGAGTTTCTTGGGAAGACCGTACTTTTACTAGCTACGATTATTGACCAAGCTCGTCGGGCAGTCCCTGCCCTGAAGACATGATATCCTCGGCGAGGCGCAACAGGTTGAGGCTCGCGTTGACGTCGCGGTCGTGGTGCGCGCCGCATGCGCCGCATGTCCACTCCCGGATATGCAGGCCCTTCCTGCCGCCGTTCTCGCCGCAGGCCGAACAGACCTGGGTCGAGGCGAACCACGGGTCGGCCTTGATCAGCGTCCGCCCATAGAACTTACATTTATATTCGAGTTGGCGGACGAACTCGCCCCACCCGGCGTCCCCGATCGCTTTTGCCAGGCGGCGGTCCTGCATCATCTCCCTCGGTCTCAGCGTCTCGACCACGACGACTTGGTTCTCGTCGACGATGCGTCGCGACAGCTTGTGGAGGAAGTCGTGCCGGCGGTTCCTGACCTGCTCATGCTTCTTCGCGAGGAGGAGCCGGGCCTTCTCGCGGTTCCTGCTGCCGGGCTTCTTGCGGGAGAGCGCGCGTTGCGCCCATTTGAGCCGTGCCTCGGCCTTTCGCAGGTTGCGCGGGTTCGCGATCTTCTCCATGACGAGATCGTCGTTCGTCATGGTGGCGAAGTGCACGAGTCCGAGGTCGATCCCGACCGTGTGCTCTGCCGGGACCCACGGCTCGTCGTCCTGCTCGACGAGGAGCGACACGAAGAATTTGCCCGTTCTCGTCATCGACACGGTCGCCGAGCGGATCTCGCCGTCGAAGCCGCGGTGCTGTGTGAACCGGATGAACCCGACCTTCGGGAGCCGGACTTTTCCCGCCTCGATGCGGATCGTGCCGTGCTGGTTGTTCGTCGTGTAGGACGCGCGCGATTTCCGTCTCGACTTGAACACCGGGAAGCCGGCCGTCCCGGCGAAGAACTTCGCGAACGCCGCGTCGAGGTGCAGCTTCGCGTTCGCGAGCGCGAGGCTGTCCGCCTCGCACAGGAACGGGAACAGCGGCTTGTAGGAGGCCGGTGTCGGCGGCTTCCGTTTCGGCCCGCCGCCCGCCTTCGCCTCCTCGTGGATCTTGATGCGGTCCTCGAGCAATTTGTTGTAGACGAAGCGGGCGCAGCCGATCGTCTTGACCAGGAACTCGGCCTGTGCCGGCGTGGGGTGGAGCCGATATTTGTAGCCTTTCAGCACGTCTTTCCCTCCTTCTCCATATGGTCGGATGACTCTCGTCCCATTCCGATACCCGCGGAGGGGGCGAGGAAATCTGACGGAATCACGAACTTTTGTTCGTTGTATTTGTCACAGGAACATCCAAAGGGTTCGCAAGCAGGCGATTCATCTCCCACCTACGCCGGGCTTCGCCCGAGACGCTTAGAGGTGGGGGAATTCTCGCCAAGTTTAGTTAAACAAAACGAGCTCCATATGCGGGCGATCGAACAACTGCTCGGTCTCGACCGCAGTTGTTTGCAATCGTGGATTGTCTTCAGTGACCGTTCCACATTAAAACGAGTTGAGTCGTCGAGCGTTCCGGTGTTGAATCGAAAAGCATGGGCCAAACAAATGACGGACTCTGTTGAGCCTCGATTGTCGGCGGCCGAACGAATCAACTTATACGAACAACTTCGTCCCTATATGCACGTTAGCGATGAAGTCAAGGCAGCACACATCGATGCCATTCAACAGACAAAATCCCCCATCGGCTAATATTCCCGCCTCAGGCGACACAAAAAGTCCCGCTCACGGTGAGCGGGACTCCTTTTATTTACTTTGCATTTTAAAGCGCAAGTAGAGTTCGTTGTAGTACGCGTTCATGCGTTTGCCTAAATTCTCATACACTTCGAGCTCATCTGTCACGTCTTTTGACGGATAAAAACGTTCGTCTGACGTCACTTCTTCATCTAAGAATTCAAGTGCCGCTTCGTTCGGTGTCGAATAGCCGACATAGTCGGTATTGCGGGCCGCGATTTCCGCGTCAAGCATGAAGTCGATGAACTGGTGCGCGCCTTCGACGTTTTTCGATGTGTTCGGGATGACGAGGTTGTCGAACCAGAGATTCGTCCCTTCTTCCGGGATCACGTACGTCAACTCTTCGTTCTCGTACATGATTTCGGAGGCGTCACCTGACCAGACGACGGCCGCGGCCGCTTCGCGATTGGCCATGAGCATCTTGATTTCATCGCCGACGATCGCTTTGATGTTCGGCCAGAGCGTCTCGAGCTTTTTCTCCGCCTCGAGCAACTCGTCTTTGTCCGTCGTGTTGAGCGAGTAACCGAGCGAGTTCAGACCGAAGCCCATCACCTCACGAGTCCCGTCTGCGAGCAAGATGTCATTCTCGAGCGGCATGTCCCATAGGTCGTTCCATGACGTAATCTCACCGTCGACGAGCTCAGGGTTGTACACGATACCGACCGTTCCCCAGAAGTAAGGGACCGAGTACGTGTTACCCGGATCGAACGACTTGTCGAGGAAACGTGGGTCAATGTTATCGAAGTTCTCGAGCTTGTCATAATCGATCGGCAAGAGCAGGTCCTCTTCGATCATTTTACTGATGGCGTAATCCGACGGGACCGCAATGTCGAACGCCGTACCGCCTTGCTCGATTTTCGTGAGCATCGCCTCGTTCGAGTCGAATGTCTGATAAATGACCTTCAAGCCCGTCTCTTCCTCGAACTCTCCAATCAAGTCTTCATCGATATAATCACCCCAGTTGTAGACGACGAGCGTGTTATCGCCGCCAAACCCTTGCGCCATATTGATTTGATACACCCAGAGCAAAAGAGCGGCACTGACGAGGACCGGCACCGTCAACATGATGACCAATTTTTTCATCGTCTTACCTCCTTCGCTTTACCACCGCGTT
This sequence is a window from Exiguobacterium mexicanum. Protein-coding genes within it:
- a CDS encoding ABC transporter substrate-binding protein, with product MKKLVIMLTVPVLVSAALLLWVYQINMAQGFGGDNTLVVYNWGDYIDEDLIGEFEEETGLKVIYQTFDSNEAMLTKIEQGGTAFDIAVPSDYAISKMIEEDLLLPIDYDKLENFDNIDPRFLDKSFDPGNTYSVPYFWGTVGIVYNPELVDGEITSWNDLWDMPLENDILLADGTREVMGFGLNSLGYSLNTTDKDELLEAEKKLETLWPNIKAIVGDEIKMLMANREAAAAVVWSGDASEIMYENEELTYVIPEEGTNLWFDNLVIPNTSKNVEGAHQFIDFMLDAEIAARNTDYVGYSTPNEAALEFLDEEVTSDERFYPSKDVTDELEVYENLGKRMNAYYNELYLRFKMQSK
- the mutY gene encoding A/G-specific adenine glycosylase, yielding MLDVDKLFTNYNIQEFNTNLVTWFNREKRDLPWRHGKNPYRVWVSEVMLQQTRVDTVIPYYNRFMDRFPTIEALAAAEPDEVVKYWEGLGYYSRVRNLHQAVREVVAVYDGIVPEEKERFEKLKGVGPYTTGAVLSIAYNQPEPAVDGNVMRVMSRQFGIYDDIAIPKTRKLFEQVVRRLMDPAHASDFNEGIMELGATVCTPKNPMCSLCPVQDDCYAYTHNVQDELPVKTKKGASRIEMYDALYCRQEGRTAYMKRPETGLLAGMWQYPLTDRGTGEQLNGTYVGQVKHVFSHIVWYIDLYEVETLPAGEWTWLDEEARDVVTVSVAQQKLEQMAGAKDETV
- a CDS encoding metal-dependent hydrolase; protein product: MDTATHIGMGLGLSAIATLSPEVSGDAQMFLAMTATALVGSHAPDFDTIFKLKGNSTYLRQHRGRSHGITALLAWPIIVSAVIGLALGVNPASLWVMAQIAVLLHVTVDLFNAYGTQALQPFSKKWIGWGVIGTFDPYLFSAYYGAYVLWLITGATVPIFALLIALVISYYAVQFKLRNRALATVARHFAGAHELFISPGIGWDDWHVAVRFRNGLGAVKVKKGTVIECGRFRDKPMPGEDDLHFVEARKNADLQSFLEFSKIHTYTVTRHNGMIEYRFTNLRYFSKDIYPFVAVVIVDEVSNEVLSSFTGWVFSEESLQKKLAYEQ
- the ntdP gene encoding nucleoside tri-diphosphate phosphatase codes for the protein MSLFPKAGSKIEIQSYKHNGTLHRVWEETLVLQSSKTDMIGFNDRIMVSESDGRQWRTREPAICYFSSEFWFNVICMIREDGIYYYCNLGSPTTFDGAERAIKYIDYDLDIKVFPDMSYTILDEDEYERHRREMNYPKAIDRILKQNVQELINWIRGRKGPFNPTFVDEWYREYEARYRR
- a CDS encoding ABC transporter ATP-binding protein, which translates into the protein MGSIKRYLKFVKPYKKQIALTIFVGILKFSIPLGLPLLYKYVIDNYLTEDAPAADYTELVWLFSIVFFVFLVLKPPIEYLRQYLAQWAATRILFDVRNRLFDHVQKLSLRYYSNNKTGQIISRIINDVEQTKDFVITGLMNIWLDMVTILIAIAIMYTIDPQLTLIAVLPLPFYAIAVRYFYGRLRRLTRERSAALADLQGHLTERVNGMAVIRSFALEPYENKAFEEQNGGFLKAALRHTGWNAKTYVVVSTITDIAPILIFTTASWLVLQGDVSLGTLVAFIAYIDRLYAPLGRLVNSATTLTQSVASMDRVFEFLDEPYDIEEKSSAFVPVKTAGDIELDQVSFAYEKDGTRALRDVNLHIRSGERVAFVGMSGGGKSTLVSLIPRFYDVTSGSIKIDGTDVRDFKLRALRDQIGMVMQDSVLFSESVAMNIRMGNPEASDEDVIAAAKAANAHEFISNLPDGYNTPVGEKGVKLSGGQKQRLAIARVFLKHPPIIILDEATSALDLESEAMIQDSLARLTRGRTTLIVAHRLSTITDADKIVVVDNGQIMETGTHEELMRRRGAYYDLYMIQDLAVVE
- a CDS encoding RNA-guided endonuclease TnpB family protein, producing the protein MLKGYKYRLHPTPAQAEFLVKTIGCARFVYNKLLEDRIKIHEEAKAGGGPKRKPPTPASYKPLFPFLCEADSLALANAKLHLDAAFAKFFAGTAGFPVFKSRRKSRASYTTNNQHGTIRIEAGKVRLPKVGFIRFTQHRGFDGEIRSATVSMTRTGKFFVSLLVEQDDEPWVPAEHTVGIDLGLVHFATMTNDDLVMEKIANPRNLRKAEARLKWAQRALSRKKPGSRNREKARLLLAKKHEQVRNRRHDFLHKLSRRIVDENQVVVVETLRPREMMQDRRLAKAIGDAGWGEFVRQLEYKCKFYGRTLIKADPWFASTQVCSACGENGGRKGLHIREWTCGACGAHHDRDVNASLNLLRLAEDIMSSGQGLPDELGQ
- a CDS encoding YceI family protein; translated protein: MAKTYQVDPAHSSITFTVKHMMISKVKGEFKDFHVEASGQPDDLANARVNVTIKAASIDTNNSDRDNHLRSGDFFDAQQHEDIVFESTSFRSKGGGEFELTGNLTIRGTTREETFDVEYEGSVKDPWGNMKHAFTGDGSINREDYGLTWNQALEAGGVLVDKKVKFDFELQFTESEA